The following DNA comes from Leifsonia sp. 1010.
CCGGTGCGCAGCCCGGGCCACTGGACGAGCGACTCGCCCGCCGCATCGACGCCGACCTCAGCGGGCTCGCCGCCGTGCCGACAGCGGATGGCCTCGGCGTCGCCGGGGCCGGGGTTCCTGGGGCCGCCGCGGTCGCCGGGGTCGCCGGGGTCGCCGGAGCCCCACGGGTCGCCGGGCTCGCGGGGATACGAGACGCGGATCCTTGGTACGACAGCGAGCTCCACCGCGCCATCGAGGCGGCGCGCGACGAGGGGCTCACGGTCGACATCTCGGGCGACCGCACGGCGTACACGACCCTCGGCGACGACGCCCGTCGCGCCCTCGGTCTGGCCGTCCGGCAGTGCCTCGTCAACGTCGTCCGGCATTCCGGGAGCCCGAGCGCCGAGGTGGCGCTGTCGGCCGGCAGCGGCTCCCTCTCGGTCATGGTGGTGGATGGCGGAAGCGGCTTCCCGACGTCGGCTCCTGCCGCCGATCGGCTGGGTCTCCGGCAGTCCGTCGGCGACCGCATCGCCCGGGTGGGCGGCACGGTCGACATCTACTCCAGCGCCGATGTAGGGACCACCGTCATCCTGACGGTTCCGATCGGCCCGGAAGCCGCCGTCTCCGAGGGGCGCGCCGGATGACCGCCCTGAACCCGCGCACGATCGTCGGAGCGCGCTCCGTGACGCTCGAGCGGACGCCCCAGCGCCTGGACCCGCTCGGAGCCCAATCGGCCTGGCCGCTGGTGCCCCTGCTCGGAGGTGTCGCGCTGGCATACGCGGTGTACTCGACGATCATCCATGCCGACCAACTGCGAAGCGTCTCCCTCGCGATCGTCGCCATCGGCGTCCTCCTCCTCTCCGTCGTGATCGCCACCCTCCGCACCCATCCCGGGCTCGCCCCGTTCGGCCGCTGGTCCCACTTCTCGGTGGTCGCGTTCGCCGTCACCGCCGCAGCGCTGTTCGACTCCTCCGTGTGGGGCCGCAACGAACGCATCCAAGACGACTGGGGTCAGATCGCCGTCGCGCTCCTGCTCATCGCCATGCCGCTGTACCGCCCGATCGGCGAGGTCGCCGGCTCGGCTGTCGTCGCCGCGATCGTCCTCGGCGGGCTGGCCGGAGCCCAGCACTCGCTCGTCATCGCGAACGTCCCCCTGGTGTACGCCACGGTGGCAGCGACGCCCATCCTCGCCCTGGCCGCCGGTGGCGCCGGGTACGCCTGGACGCTGACGGGCGAGACGCTGCGCTGGCGCGAGGTCGCGCGCGAAGGCCAGCTCCGGTTGGAGGGCGAACTCCGCCAGGCAGCCGAGAGGATGATCGCGCAGGAGCGCATGACCGCGCTCAACGCCGAGGCAGTGCCGTTCCTCACGGCGATCGCCCATCGGGGCGCCGTGACCGAAGACGACATCGTGCGCGCACGAGGCATCGCCGAGCGTCTCAGAGGGATGTCCGTGCGCGCCGTCTCGCGCACCTGGCTGGAGGACACCCTCGAACTCGCGCTCGCACCTAGACTAGTGGAGGTGCCCGCCGCATCCATCGACGATGGGACCGGGCCGCGGGTCGACGACCCGGACCGCCTCGAACGGGTGCTGACTGCCGACCAGCGAGCCATCGTCGGCGCCCTCATCGCGACGGTGGCCGCCCGCCCGGGCCTCGAACCCCGGTCCGTCCTCCTCGAAGCGAGCGAACCCGAACGGCCGTCGTTCGCGTTGCATGCGAAGATCGCCGAGCCCCGCGCCGAGCTGCGCCGCGAGCTCCTGCCGTTCGTCAGCTCCCTCAACTCCGTCGCCATGCGCGCCACGATGCGGCTGCGCGGTGACGGCGTCACGATCCGATTCGCCTACCCCGAAGGCGGATTCCCCGACAGCGAAGGCAGAAGACGATGAGACTATTGCGTCCGGACGAACCGGGAGCGACGGCGACCTCGGCCGCCGGACGGTCGGCGGAGCCGCCGATCCGTCTGGCGATCCTCGACGACCACGAGATCCTCCTCGACAGCCTGGCGTCGTGGATCGAGAAGAACGCACCCGAGTTCGACTTGGTCGTGAGGGCCGGCAGCTGGCTGGAGCTGGTGCACAGCGACGCGTTCCCGACCGACCTCGTCATCATGGACCTGCAGCTGAAGGAATCGGTCTCCATCGGAGCCCGCGTCCGCACCTGCCGCGCGGCCGGCGCGAAGGTCGTCGTCCTCAGCGCCGTGGACACCCCGGAGGACCGGGATGCGGCGCTCGCCGCC
Coding sequences within:
- a CDS encoding response regulator — protein: MRLLRPDEPGATATSAAGRSAEPPIRLAILDDHEILLDSLASWIEKNAPEFDLVVRAGSWLELVHSDAFPTDLVIMDLQLKESVSIGARVRTCRAAGAKVVVLSAVDTPEDRDAALAAGAVAYVTKSQPMTELVAAALSASGRGVGRAAAAPTAWRPKPLIPDSARPRLSDGERQALILYADGRTTSEVARAMNVQYETAKTYLRRVREKYGKAGRPTSSRADLIRRAAEDGYLT